aatacaCTGCATTAATGTAGGAATAAACGAAGCAACAGTAccgtgccggatacgaaaaaccactaaaaaccaccctttagaagtggccaaaaatatgtggaaacgtattcctcatccaatgcaacggcaccagaccccgaggaaagggtattctactatacacaaggaaaaataagcaGACAGCGTAGTTCAAAAGTTAAACATAAAGTTAAAGTatcagcgactgacaaacgtagaatgatgaaaaactgcATTAGCCGCAGCCGAAGCACCACCAGCCCTTAAGGAATGAGTGCCAAACTGAGAAACATCTAGGACAATATCTTTGAAACTACGCTTAAAATAATCACGAATGCTAGAGTAACTAATTGGCTTATTAACAGAAACAAGCTTATGACCTGCCCTGTACTTAGAAAGAGGCCTAAAAATGTAATGGCTTGAATCTATAGGGTAACGCTCTACCTCAGttacagtaaggacacttgaaccgtgaacacttgacatttttgtgtacattgtttttttcgaCGACGAAGAAATAAAGGgtcttcttatgatgtatagtgttgcatgtatagcattttgtaagtgtaaaaacattaaatactcttgtcaaaaggacgagcccacattctatagtcactaaaaaaatgtacaaaaaaatataaagtgttcatggttcgagtgtcctcactgtaaaTAACGCCTCAAAATGTTAACAGGACAGGTATCAATACTCGAGCCACTAGCTATGACAACCTCACTTCCTTTCCTCAATTGATCCGTCTTACTGCTAGAGACATCAATAGCTACATAACCGCTCTGAAAACGAACGTCTCCGTATTTCATATGAAGAACATCATTGATCCTGAAAAATCCCGCAAAGGCAAGTACAAAAATACACACGTTCCTTAAGTCAAGAAGGTTGGACAAATTAGAAGCACTAACTAAAGTCCCAATCATATCAGCTGTCACAGCTTGCTTTCTACTAACCACGTGCGCCCCATTCATCTTCTTGGCTGCTTTACGAATATCGCGAATGATGGGAGCGTCGACGGGGGAGGGGAAACCTGCCAAATTATGCGCCCACTGAATGGCATAAATAGCCGAGTCCACAACAGAATATGACTGCGTAGAATCTAACAGATGCTGGAGATACAAAGCTACATGTTCAGTCTTCGCAGGAAAGGCCTCAATCTCCCCTTTTGGCAGCGGCAAACTCCTTCCATCTAGCAAACGCCCTTCTGTAAGAATCGATAGTTCCAGGCGCCTTGGAAACCTGGACTGTTGACGGTTTGTACGCCAATTCCTAAAGAGAAGGATCCCGACAGCTACTAAGGGAGGACCAGATTCCAGAGCTAAAgacatctgaaagaaaaataaacaaaaagagaaaaaaagaagagaatagcaataaataaattaataaacaaacaaacatatacGACGAAACGAACGAAAATACCGGGGGCGCAAACAAGCGTTGGAAAAAAATACCCACCACCGTGGGTTCACGGCTGAAACGCAGACACTGAGACAACCCGCCGAGGGCTTTCAAATTCACTGCAAACACTCAGTGGAATACCCGCCGAGGGTATGTTTTGGTGGCG
This DNA window, taken from Montipora foliosa isolate CH-2021 unplaced genomic scaffold, ASM3666993v2 scaffold_406, whole genome shotgun sequence, encodes the following:
- the LOC137988076 gene encoding integrase/recombinase xerD homolog, whose translation is MRKHVHNGGMPKNTKAMSLALESGPPLVAVGILLFRNWRTNRQQSRFPRRLELSILTEGRLLDGRSLPLPKGEIEAFPAKTEHVALYLQHLLDSTQSYSVVDSAIYAIQWAHNLAGFPSPVDAPIIRDIRKAAKKMNGAHVVSRKQAVTADMIGTLVSASNLSNLLDLRNVCIFVLAFAGFFRINDVLHMKYGDVRFQSGYVAIDVSSSKTDQLRKGSEVVIASGSSIDTCPVNILRRYLQ